The following proteins come from a genomic window of Populus alba chromosome 12, ASM523922v2, whole genome shotgun sequence:
- the LOC118049057 gene encoding transcription factor MYBS1, with translation MASVVTWTRDEEKTFENAIAMHWIDEDSNEQWEKIASMVPSKSLEELKLHYKILVEDVCAIEAGNVPIPNYEGEEAASSTKDLHGLSGTMTTVKKLNCGFGSGFVGLGHESSGHGGKGASRSEQERKKGIPWTEEEHRLFLLGLDKFGKGDWRSISRNFVISRTPTQVASHAQKYFIRLNSMNRDRRRSSIHDITSLNNGDVSSHQAPITGQQVNTSPAGPAPAMGPPVKHRTQAHMPGLAMYGPPLGHPVAPPPGHMASVVGTPVMLPPPGHHPHPPYVVPVAYPTAPPKTMHQ, from the exons ATGGCAAGTGTAGTTACATGGACAAGAGATGAAGAGAAAACTTTTGAGAATGCAATAGCGATGCATTGGATTGATGAGGATTCAAATGAGCAATGGGAAAAGATTGCTTCAATGGTGCCTAGCAAAAGTCTTGAAGAGTTGAAACTACACTACAAAATACTAGTAGAAGATGTTTGTGCTATAGAGGCAGGAAACGTACCAATACCAAATTATGAAGGAGAGGAAGCCGCATCTTCAACTAAGGATCTTCATGGACTTTCTGGGACGATGACTACCGTTAAGAAATTGAATTGTGGTTTTGGAAGTGGGTTTGTGGGGTTAGGTCATGAGTCATCCGGACATGGAGGCAAAGGAGCATCAAGAtcagaacaagaaagaaagaaaggtatTCCGTGGACAGAAGAAGAGCATAG GTTATTTCTACTTGGTCTTGACAAGTTCGGCAAAGGAGATTGGAGAAGCATATCAAGAAACTTTGTCATATCAAGAACACCAACGCAAGTGGCAAGCCATGCTCAAAAATACTTCATCCGATTGAACTCAATGAACAGAGATAGGAGGAGGTCTAGCATCCATGATATTACAAGTTTGAACAATGGAGATGTGTCTTCTCATCAAGCACCAATTACTGGTCAACAAGTGAACACAAGCCCTGCTGGTCCCGCTCCTGCTATGGGACCGCCAGTGAAGCATAGGACACAAGCCCATATGCCTGGTTTAGCCATGTATGGCCCGCCGCTTGGACACCCAGTTGCCCCTCCTCCAGGTCACATGGCATCGGTTGTTGGAACTCCGGTCATGCTTCCCCCACCTGGACACCATCCCCACCCTCCCTACGTAGTTCCTGTTGCTTACCCAACGGCACCACCAAAAACAATGCATCAATAA